DNA sequence from the Littorina saxatilis isolate snail1 linkage group LG9, US_GU_Lsax_2.0, whole genome shotgun sequence genome:
GAAGATTCATTTTTGTATTACCACTGGCGTAATCTTTCTAGCCATGTAAACATATGAGAAAAATCCATGTAAAAGAACTCTTAAATCAAAAAGTTGTGccagatagtcaagtggacGGCCTTAAGTTTACATTATAAAGTGGTACAAAAGGTTTATGGCACATTGCAGATACATTTACAGTGTCTGTCTAAATGTCACAGTTGCAATGATATTCATCACTACCCTTTGCCAGAGGCACGGTATTTAACAGACCCTCAGTGGCATATTCCCCAATGACTTTGTCAAAATCATGTGTATTTTGTGTGCAGACTGAAAGCAAGATCCAGGTCGAGTGGCCCAAACAGCATGCTGTTGGCAAGTATGACAAACCTTATGTGATAACAGCCACTGGCCAAACTGCTGCTGAGGAAGTATTTGGCACACCTCTACCACCGTGTGAGCAAGGTACAGGGGGGGACTCAGGTTATGTGTTCATCCCCACTGGAGATGGAGGAGTGGAGGTGCACTCCCCACCACCTGTGTACTGGCCAGAGCCCCATCCTCGACCTCCCACCCCTCAGCACTATGCCTCATCCAAGGCTTCTCTCTGCAGCTCAGAAGGCATCGCCGACCGCAAAAAGCTGCAGGAAGAGTACCGCCAGCAGGTCCTTAAACagcaagaagagaagaagaagctggTAGAACGTCAGCAGCGCTTTGAGAAACTGCTGAGGCAACAGCAGCAACGGCAGCCGCGGCCACCCAGCTCAGCCAGCGGCAGGTCAGAGGCCAGCACTTTTCGGCGGGAGCGTGTGAAGAGTGCCACAACTCACCGCACCAAACCTGGCATTCCTCAACGTCCTGTCTTCTCCGCCAGACCTGCCTCTGACACTGTCATCTGCGCCCAGGGCGTACACCACAAGGGCAAGAGCCCTGCCCTGCATCACAGCGCTCTCTGCCAGCAGGACCTCATGCATCTTGGCAAGACCATCACAGAACTAGAGCTACACAGGATGCAGGAGGAGCAGCAGGAGGAGGCGTTGCGCCCACAGCAGCCCATGAACCCCCTATCACTCAGCCCTAGCCTTGAGGACTTGATGATTGCAGATGACCGCTCCCCCAGCCCTGACAACCAGGAGGCAGTGGACAAGTATGGTTGGCGGGCCCAGGTGCATGGTGACCCTCACAACATTAAGTGAGTCACTGTTGCTTCACCTTCCTCCCACTTCTTTGTGTCTAACCAAGTTGTATAATCCTGTTTTTATGCAGAAGGAAGGTAGTATTTCCTATGTGCAATAATTGCTCTCGCTCCTCATACTACAGTCCTAAATCTGTCTATGTGATGGTTTAATcagtcatttttgtgtggagaGCATACTCAACCAATTGACAAGCACATGCTTTTGAACATTATTGTTTCATAGTTCTCTCTGTGCACTACAACTGTTATTCTACTATAAGTACACAAGGCTTCACATTTACAGGTAACGCCTGTTGCTGGAAACTAAAGCTCAAGTTTAAAGATATGTTCTTTGCAGGAAGACAACTAAGCGGCTACCCTACACAGTAAAGTGTGCAGAACCATCAGTAGCTCCG
Encoded proteins:
- the LOC138977053 gene encoding uncharacterized protein — its product is MKKMKEHTYGWYPSVRDIYLSKSQPTPYHLECLYKFRESGYHNPIVEPPEPAFVIRGITSTPTPPPSRPVTSNGIARCGSRPGTHRPKSVPVPKFRPVPKMNIPTPMQAWGKQTLAETPWGLLTPASTPQLQPNSAQLPTKGQGDIKTESKIQVEWPKQHAVGKYDKPYVITATGQTAAEEVFGTPLPPCEQGTGGDSGYVFIPTGDGGVEVHSPPPVYWPEPHPRPPTPQHYASSKASLCSSEGIADRKKLQEEYRQQVLKQQEEKKKLVERQQRFEKLLRQQQQRQPRPPSSASGRSEASTFRRERVKSATTHRTKPGIPQRPVFSARPASDTVICAQGVHHKGKSPALHHSALCQQDLMHLGKTITELELHRMQEEQQEEALRPQQPMNPLSLSPSLEDLMIADDRSPSPDNQEAVDKYGWRAQVHGDPHNIKKTTKRLPYTVKCAEPSVAPEPPKVHMECRETFFYNTIPRRKANFDVHQEWLSETLHAKRIELQKREGVNYRYKTFSFAY